Proteins co-encoded in one Bremerella sp. TYQ1 genomic window:
- a CDS encoding tetratricopeptide repeat protein, protein MTTDSDQNNAPEATGEETPRGGFMALLGNRVYLIVGAIVVAGLVSGVSWVLLQGGETEEKTLAAALEAYEKGEFTKARDIARAHVDDLHIAEPYQGAAPFLLGMILHDEAQEFLNPKDRETVYKVAAQHLETAKQRGFPPEYEVRGEYLLGVSQMESKQYDLAIRTLTGVYTDYPLRQIEIEKALADCYLALSPTTSENLESALKWSRLYESHPTLTPEQKASADLRLARIQFELGQLDESLKTILEIPPTSPSYVDGVIVQGLVSHRRYYEYRKAGEQDKAQDELNTAIRLFRKAASNQLVAADSTRKASYQLAVMLRANDQLEEALEQASRTRKIYYRTPESVAAGLVEAELLRDEGKDNEAVEIYRRALREATLSGRYENPWVDEVEFRQRITTAIDAWKSADKFAPAVDVAQALRPLFPADQALQIEADVQHAWGDYLEVQADKVPFNESLDLRAKSRFRFRSAGKVYLDLAEHRFATAEYTNDLWKSASAYLRGQDFSKAVEILAEYQRYETREHQPRALVATARALISLDRAEEALAPIQECLEFYPKDPSVYEARVLGGEAYMELGKLAEAKEVLTANLDDGRLEPASREWQDSLFSLGQVLHQEGEMFDAQARVKGALEAPESIPREAFQFLEQSSESYRAAIKYLHAAVRRYPDDPRSISARYLIAECHRRSSMLPKKKFRLVNIETQRIKFDKEVKDHLESAIEIYNDLEYELTTKLETQADLHPVEAKILRNCYFAQGAAMFELARYKDAIEAYSTASNRYQTEAVSLEAFVQIAHCYRYMNQSVEARGTVQQAKIVLSRLADGIDYSETTHGSRDDWQNYLTWLATTL, encoded by the coding sequence ATGACTACCGACTCTGACCAAAACAATGCTCCAGAAGCGACCGGCGAGGAAACTCCTCGTGGTGGCTTTATGGCACTGTTGGGCAATCGGGTTTACCTGATTGTCGGGGCAATTGTCGTAGCTGGTCTGGTCAGCGGCGTGTCTTGGGTTTTGCTGCAAGGGGGAGAAACCGAAGAAAAGACGTTAGCTGCTGCTTTGGAGGCGTACGAAAAGGGTGAGTTCACCAAAGCTCGCGACATTGCCCGGGCTCACGTTGATGACCTGCATATCGCTGAACCCTATCAAGGAGCGGCTCCTTTTCTGCTTGGCATGATTCTTCATGACGAAGCACAAGAATTTCTGAACCCAAAAGATCGCGAAACGGTCTACAAGGTCGCCGCACAACACCTGGAAACCGCGAAGCAACGAGGCTTTCCGCCGGAATACGAAGTGCGGGGCGAATACCTACTCGGCGTCAGCCAGATGGAATCGAAGCAGTACGATCTCGCCATCCGAACACTCACAGGTGTGTATACCGATTACCCGCTGCGACAGATTGAAATCGAAAAGGCTCTCGCCGATTGTTACCTGGCGCTTTCGCCAACAACGAGCGAGAACTTAGAGTCCGCCCTGAAGTGGAGTCGTTTGTATGAATCGCATCCCACGCTGACGCCAGAGCAAAAAGCGTCCGCCGATCTCAGGCTTGCTCGAATTCAATTTGAGCTTGGTCAGTTAGATGAATCGCTGAAAACTATTCTAGAGATTCCACCAACTTCTCCGAGCTATGTCGACGGAGTGATTGTCCAAGGTTTGGTCAGTCATCGTCGCTATTACGAGTATCGGAAAGCTGGAGAGCAAGACAAAGCTCAAGACGAACTCAATACGGCTATTCGTTTATTCCGTAAGGCCGCAAGCAACCAATTGGTTGCTGCCGATTCGACTCGAAAAGCTTCCTATCAATTGGCCGTGATGTTGCGTGCCAACGATCAGCTTGAGGAGGCCTTAGAGCAAGCGAGCCGTACCCGAAAAATCTACTATCGGACTCCCGAAAGTGTTGCCGCCGGACTGGTGGAAGCAGAATTGCTGAGAGACGAAGGAAAGGATAACGAAGCGGTCGAAATTTATCGTCGTGCTCTACGTGAAGCTACGTTGAGTGGACGTTACGAGAACCCCTGGGTAGACGAAGTCGAATTTCGTCAACGAATTACGACAGCCATCGACGCTTGGAAGTCGGCTGATAAGTTTGCTCCTGCGGTGGACGTGGCTCAAGCATTGCGACCTCTCTTTCCCGCTGATCAGGCATTGCAGATTGAAGCGGACGTCCAGCATGCCTGGGGCGATTACCTGGAAGTTCAAGCGGATAAAGTGCCGTTTAACGAGTCGCTCGACTTACGAGCCAAGTCTCGATTTCGTTTTCGTAGTGCCGGAAAAGTATATCTCGATTTGGCCGAACATCGTTTCGCGACGGCCGAGTATACAAACGACTTGTGGAAGAGTGCTTCCGCCTATTTGCGAGGTCAAGACTTCAGCAAAGCAGTTGAGATTCTCGCCGAGTATCAACGCTATGAGACTCGCGAGCATCAACCGCGTGCTCTCGTCGCGACGGCTCGGGCATTGATTTCCCTGGATCGCGCTGAAGAAGCTTTGGCTCCGATCCAAGAATGCCTCGAGTTCTATCCCAAAGATCCCTCGGTGTACGAAGCTCGCGTGCTTGGCGGAGAAGCCTATATGGAGCTAGGCAAGCTGGCTGAAGCCAAAGAAGTGCTGACGGCGAACCTGGATGACGGTCGATTGGAACCAGCCAGTCGCGAGTGGCAAGATTCGTTGTTCTCGCTGGGGCAAGTTCTGCATCAGGAAGGGGAAATGTTCGATGCCCAGGCACGCGTTAAAGGTGCCTTGGAAGCACCGGAAAGCATTCCCCGAGAAGCGTTTCAGTTTCTCGAACAGAGCAGTGAAAGCTACCGAGCCGCAATCAAGTATTTGCATGCAGCTGTTCGTCGGTATCCAGATGATCCTCGTTCAATCAGTGCTCGTTACTTGATTGCTGAGTGCCACCGCCGTTCTTCGATGTTGCCCAAAAAGAAGTTTCGCCTGGTGAACATCGAAACACAGCGAATCAAATTTGACAAGGAAGTTAAGGATCACTTGGAAAGTGCCATCGAGATCTATAACGACCTGGAATACGAGCTGACGACCAAGCTGGAAACGCAAGCCGATCTTCATCCGGTCGAAGCAAAGATTCTGCGGAACTGTTACTTCGCCCAAGGTGCCGCGATGTTTGAGTTGGCTCGGTACAAAGATGCCATCGAGGCCTATTCAACCGCTTCCAATCGATATCAAACCGAAGCGGTCTCGCTGGAGGCTTTCGTGCAGATCGCTCATTGCTACCGCTATATGAATCAATCGGTCGAAGCTCGTGGAACCGTTCAGCAGGCCAAGATTGTCCTGTCGCGACTAGCTGATGGAATCGATTACTCGGAAACGACCCACGGTTCGCGGGACGATTGGCAGAATTACCTGACCTGGTTAGCGACCACCCTTTAA
- a CDS encoding alpha/beta hydrolase, whose translation MKRLDTPALPATHASNLSVQQSKVFEFRIRRDSSQSCPLELFTPLHYEPGYAYPLIVWLHGAFDNESQLRRIMPLTSTRNFVAVGPRATCRHKRDATSVDGSYYWSQDEINIEAASRRVEMAIESASDQYNIHGRRIFLAGYQDGATMALRLALQNPSDYAGVISINGPFPSGNAPLRNLGLCEQMPIMLMHCHESTYYTEQQLCDDIRLGYSAGLKMDVREYLCGDGIMTDMLEDMNGWVMNQVLR comes from the coding sequence ATGAAACGCTTAGATACGCCAGCGCTACCCGCGACGCATGCTTCGAACCTTAGCGTCCAGCAAAGCAAGGTTTTTGAATTTCGGATACGCCGAGATTCGAGCCAAAGCTGCCCTCTCGAACTTTTTACCCCGCTGCATTACGAGCCCGGATATGCCTATCCGTTAATCGTTTGGCTGCATGGTGCGTTCGACAACGAGTCGCAGCTTCGCCGTATTATGCCATTGACAAGTACTCGCAACTTTGTCGCCGTGGGGCCTCGGGCCACCTGTCGCCATAAACGTGATGCTACTAGCGTTGATGGCAGCTATTACTGGTCGCAGGACGAAATCAATATCGAGGCGGCCTCGCGTCGCGTCGAAATGGCGATTGAGTCGGCATCCGATCAGTACAATATTCATGGGCGACGCATTTTCCTGGCCGGTTACCAGGATGGTGCAACGATGGCCCTTCGCTTGGCCCTGCAAAACCCAAGCGATTACGCCGGTGTGATCTCGATCAATGGTCCTTTTCCAAGTGGAAACGCACCGCTGCGAAATCTTGGATTGTGCGAGCAGATGCCAATCATGCTGATGCATTGCCACGAGAGCACTTATTACACCGAGCAGCAGCTTTGCGACGATATTCGTCTGGGCTACAGTGCTGGGCTGAAGATGGATGTCCGCGAGTATCTATGCGGCGACGGTATCATGACTGACATGTTGGAAGACATGAATGGTTGGGTGATGAACCAGGTGTTACGTTAA
- the mdh gene encoding malate dehydrogenase, producing the protein MKRAKITIVGAGNVGATCAHWCAAAELGDVVLLDIPQTEDMPKGKALDLMQASPIVGFDSNIVGTTDYADTKDSDVVVITAGIPRKPGMSRDDLLATNAKIVTAVTEQIKATSPNCTIIVVSNPLDAMVQQAQKVSGFPANRVMGQAGVLDTARYRTFIAMELGVSVEDVTAMLMGGHGDTMVPMPSCTSVGGIPVTRLMDEKRLEEIVDRARKGGAEIVGLLKTGSAYYAPAAATAQMVEAIVRDKKRLIPCAAFCDKEYGVGGYYVGVPVILGADGVEKVVELELTEQEKSDFQKSVDAVKGLVESMDKLLAS; encoded by the coding sequence ATGAAACGAGCCAAGATCACGATTGTCGGTGCCGGGAACGTGGGGGCTACTTGTGCTCACTGGTGTGCAGCTGCCGAACTGGGTGACGTTGTGCTGTTGGACATTCCGCAAACCGAAGACATGCCTAAGGGCAAAGCTCTCGACTTGATGCAAGCCTCGCCGATTGTTGGCTTCGACAGCAATATCGTCGGTACCACCGACTATGCAGACACCAAGGACAGCGATGTCGTGGTGATCACCGCAGGTATTCCTCGTAAGCCTGGCATGAGCCGTGACGATCTTTTGGCGACCAATGCTAAGATCGTCACCGCAGTTACCGAACAAATCAAAGCCACGAGTCCTAACTGCACGATTATCGTGGTGAGCAATCCGCTCGACGCGATGGTTCAGCAAGCCCAAAAGGTGAGCGGCTTCCCTGCGAATCGCGTGATGGGCCAAGCGGGTGTTTTGGATACGGCTCGATACCGTACGTTCATCGCTATGGAGCTTGGCGTAAGCGTCGAAGACGTTACCGCTATGCTGATGGGCGGCCATGGCGACACGATGGTACCGATGCCATCTTGCACTTCGGTCGGTGGTATTCCTGTCACTCGCTTGATGGACGAAAAGCGTCTGGAAGAAATCGTCGACCGCGCTCGTAAGGGCGGTGCCGAAATCGTCGGTTTGCTTAAGACGGGCAGCGCTTACTATGCCCCCGCTGCAGCAACCGCTCAAATGGTAGAAGCCATTGTGCGTGACAAGAAGCGTCTGATTCCTTGTGCCGCTTTCTGCGATAAGGAATATGGCGTCGGCGGTTACTACGTTGGTGTGCCGGTTATCCTTGGTGCCGACGGTGTCGAGAAAGTGGTCGAGCTGGAATTGACCGAGCAGGAAAAGTCGGACTTCCAGAAGAGCGTCGATGCGGTCAAAGGATTGGTCGAATCGATGGACAAGTTGTTGGCTTCCTAG
- a CDS encoding RNA polymerase sigma factor produces MALSAEQFHRLVDQHGPTLYRVAYRLMGNRHDAEDVVQDAFRSVWDSRDRFDAEKGERAWLIAILRRRVVDRWRRKKQPMPLSDHDETTPELEAPVEPEQGFSDEMQAALQSLSTELREAILLVVVGELTHQEAADLLQVPLGTILSRVSRARKKLHLELSTRLSP; encoded by the coding sequence TTGGCTCTTTCCGCCGAGCAGTTTCACCGATTGGTTGACCAGCACGGACCGACGCTTTATCGCGTCGCGTATCGCTTGATGGGCAACCGGCACGATGCCGAAGACGTCGTTCAGGACGCCTTCCGATCGGTATGGGACAGCCGCGATCGATTCGACGCTGAAAAAGGAGAGCGAGCCTGGCTGATTGCCATTCTGCGTCGTCGTGTTGTTGATCGATGGCGCAGGAAGAAGCAGCCGATGCCTCTTTCCGACCACGACGAAACCACTCCAGAGCTTGAAGCACCTGTCGAGCCGGAACAAGGTTTCAGCGACGAGATGCAGGCCGCCCTGCAAAGCCTTTCGACAGAACTTCGGGAAGCGATCCTGTTGGTGGTAGTTGGTGAGTTAACCCACCAAGAGGCCGCCGACTTGCTTCAAGTTCCCTTAGGCACGATCCTATCGCGTGTGAGTCGAGCTCGAAAGAAATTGCATCTCGAGCTGTCAACGCGACTATCCCCTTAG
- a CDS encoding YfbK domain-containing protein: MNSSDRDRELDRQLRDIPVSADLVARLKEIPEAAEIDAALDRELSAVEIPAGLTQQLHEIATSQPLVTRSIRERSASDRKAPAKRSFALWATAAAIVAALGIGWLWQMNRDSSLAQQDPAPIIPDANSVAERTMELEWLGLTNEQIAQNTELALWNELANSEPATPVFTEVSLSSPLVTETPETQFKSLSEELPSDLLANTFLMRWRPLGANPTVASLHGHPQLLSPAASSVSFFPETKAYDRDFLLRESTHPFASPQQSAMRTTKVDVTASQTSYENVIFSEKPWSVELLENARSEEWLAATGKFFVPARPNQIELRTAAGPAVFAGSGIQLLQVGVVAGTADPEDRSPVHLTVAVTPPSSKAHSLRTWLPVKIALRELIEQLRPHDTISLVVMSDIPYVLAEDATSEDRDQWFDALDNIESGELANLAEGIRFAAAVSLTKPGFGDIRRPLVVLSDRFPALDQATNAQLRPLVENASQQGIDFTWVQLEDESYGSILSPPAAVDGFGQWVVSHSLRRLNRLFGQQLHGAPTLVGSNAKVQVKWNAKGVAQYRLIGYQPLGGDFVSTSDTREMHALDSGTLLFEVVLPEEGENDIATVELTWNDNNGKAHKSAQKISRLQFAPSWQATPLSLQAAQLTEQCLALHQNSYFSRRRGNTTDELDNWTSSLNPALKQHASYPRLELLLPSLQD; encoded by the coding sequence GTGAATTCATCCGACCGAGATCGTGAACTTGACCGACAACTGCGAGACATCCCTGTCTCGGCAGATCTCGTTGCTCGGCTTAAGGAGATCCCTGAGGCCGCTGAGATCGACGCGGCCCTCGATCGTGAATTGTCGGCAGTGGAAATTCCAGCAGGGCTCACGCAGCAGCTTCACGAGATTGCCACTTCTCAGCCGCTAGTGACACGTTCGATACGTGAAAGAAGTGCTTCCGATCGGAAAGCCCCCGCCAAGCGGTCGTTTGCGTTGTGGGCAACCGCCGCAGCCATTGTTGCCGCCCTGGGCATTGGGTGGCTTTGGCAGATGAATCGTGATTCTTCGCTTGCCCAGCAAGATCCGGCCCCCATCATCCCAGATGCGAACTCGGTCGCCGAACGAACGATGGAACTCGAATGGCTTGGTCTAACAAACGAACAGATCGCGCAAAATACAGAGCTTGCGTTGTGGAACGAATTAGCCAATAGCGAACCGGCAACGCCTGTTTTCACCGAAGTTTCGTTGTCATCTCCACTGGTCACTGAAACTCCGGAGACGCAGTTCAAGTCACTCTCGGAAGAACTTCCCAGCGACCTGTTGGCCAATACCTTTCTGATGCGATGGCGTCCCTTGGGTGCGAACCCAACGGTTGCGTCGCTGCACGGTCACCCTCAGTTGCTTTCGCCTGCTGCTTCCTCGGTTTCGTTCTTCCCCGAAACCAAAGCCTACGACCGCGACTTCCTGCTACGTGAGTCGACCCATCCTTTCGCTTCACCTCAGCAATCGGCGATGCGTACAACGAAAGTCGACGTAACCGCCTCACAAACCAGTTACGAGAACGTAATTTTCTCGGAGAAACCTTGGTCGGTCGAACTCTTGGAAAATGCTCGTTCAGAAGAATGGCTCGCCGCGACCGGTAAGTTTTTCGTTCCAGCACGCCCTAATCAAATTGAACTTCGTACCGCAGCCGGTCCTGCCGTTTTTGCAGGGTCAGGCATTCAGCTGCTCCAAGTGGGTGTAGTCGCGGGAACTGCCGATCCTGAGGACCGGTCCCCGGTTCATTTGACTGTGGCCGTCACTCCTCCTTCGTCAAAAGCACATTCGCTACGCACTTGGCTCCCAGTCAAGATTGCCCTACGCGAGCTGATTGAGCAGTTGCGTCCCCATGACACGATCTCGCTGGTCGTCATGTCCGACATCCCATATGTCTTAGCCGAGGATGCCACAAGCGAAGATCGAGACCAATGGTTCGATGCGTTGGACAATATTGAGTCAGGCGAACTGGCCAATCTGGCCGAAGGAATTCGTTTTGCCGCAGCTGTTTCGCTGACGAAACCTGGTTTCGGCGACATACGACGTCCGTTGGTTGTGCTTTCCGATCGCTTTCCTGCACTCGATCAGGCCACCAACGCGCAACTTCGCCCCTTGGTAGAAAACGCTTCCCAGCAAGGGATTGATTTTACCTGGGTCCAGCTCGAAGACGAAAGCTATGGCTCGATCCTTTCCCCGCCAGCCGCCGTCGACGGTTTTGGGCAATGGGTTGTATCTCACTCGCTCCGACGCTTGAATCGCCTTTTTGGCCAACAGCTTCACGGGGCTCCGACACTCGTCGGCTCGAACGCCAAAGTTCAAGTGAAATGGAACGCCAAAGGCGTCGCTCAATATCGTTTGATCGGATATCAGCCTTTGGGTGGCGATTTTGTGTCCACCTCCGACACACGCGAGATGCATGCTCTCGATTCTGGTACGCTTCTATTTGAAGTTGTTCTTCCAGAAGAAGGAGAGAACGACATCGCCACGGTAGAATTGACTTGGAACGACAATAACGGCAAAGCCCACAAGTCGGCCCAGAAAATCAGCCGGTTGCAGTTTGCTCCCTCGTGGCAAGCTACTCCCTTATCTCTGCAGGCAGCACAACTCACCGAGCAGTGCCTCGCTTTGCATCAGAATTCGTACTTTTCACGCCGTCGTGGCAACACGACCGACGAGTTAGATAATTGGACATCTTCCCTCAATCCTGCACTGAAGCAACATGCGAGCTATCCTAGATTGGAACTCCTGTTGCCGAGCCTGCAGGATTAG
- a CDS encoding lipopolysaccharide assembly protein LapB, translating to MRQILFQAFAMALVAGGPLLADTVRTEGGAQAGTIVGATKDAVQLSKGGSPIEIPTNEIVEIALDAEPFDVKTARRMVQNGQFADAVEKLQGVEAANNELVSQEINFLRAYAMGKLALAGSGDRDAASKALLGFATSSPNSFHFYEVARMLGDLAVSGGDYASAAKYYGGLKSAPWPDYRMSAQVLAGRALLAQDKAAEAISNFDDVLSTNATVPGAARQKSFAAVGKAQALASSGKASEGIALAQKVVENADPDDKELFGRAYNALGMCHLKQNEPKEALLAYLHTDILFYTDPEIHAEALYHLANLWKDINDPDQATDARNMLNERYPGSSWANRQ from the coding sequence ATGCGTCAGATTCTTTTCCAAGCCTTCGCCATGGCATTAGTTGCCGGCGGTCCCTTGCTGGCCGATACCGTTCGTACCGAAGGCGGAGCTCAAGCCGGTACGATCGTGGGCGCAACGAAGGACGCCGTTCAGCTGAGCAAAGGGGGCAGCCCCATCGAAATTCCAACCAACGAGATCGTCGAGATCGCGTTAGATGCGGAACCATTCGATGTCAAAACGGCTCGCCGTATGGTCCAGAACGGTCAGTTCGCCGACGCCGTTGAAAAGCTGCAAGGCGTCGAAGCAGCCAACAACGAACTGGTAAGCCAGGAAATCAATTTCCTGCGAGCATATGCGATGGGCAAGCTGGCTCTCGCTGGTTCTGGCGATCGTGATGCGGCTTCCAAAGCACTGCTCGGATTTGCCACAAGCTCGCCGAACAGTTTCCACTTCTACGAAGTCGCACGCATGCTCGGCGATCTTGCGGTCAGTGGTGGTGACTACGCCTCGGCGGCCAAGTATTACGGCGGCCTCAAGTCGGCCCCATGGCCAGACTACCGCATGTCCGCTCAAGTCTTAGCCGGCCGTGCGTTGCTGGCTCAGGACAAAGCCGCGGAAGCGATCAGTAACTTCGACGACGTCCTGTCAACGAATGCCACGGTTCCCGGGGCCGCTCGGCAAAAGAGCTTCGCCGCCGTCGGCAAAGCCCAAGCGTTGGCCTCTTCCGGAAAAGCTTCCGAAGGTATCGCGCTGGCTCAGAAGGTCGTCGAAAATGCCGACCCTGACGACAAGGAACTGTTTGGCCGTGCCTACAACGCCCTGGGCATGTGTCATCTGAAGCAGAACGAGCCGAAAGAAGCCTTGTTGGCTTATCTGCACACCGACATCCTGTTCTATACCGATCCCGAGATTCACGCCGAAGCCCTCTATCACTTGGCGAATCTTTGGAAAGACATTAACGATCCCGACCAAGCCACCGATGCGCGGAACATGTTGAACGAACGTTATCCTGGCTCGAGTTGGGCTAACCGGCAATAA
- a CDS encoding MotA/TolQ/ExbB proton channel family protein has product MLRRPHAYSLSLCVALVALMMGVFLTTQAVTAQDAGGDAEPAAEAPAEAPAAGANEGETGVEPPKSLFEWVYTSLSYYFWIFMMISIVFVALLVMNIMNARRENVVPLALVESFEACLEENQVQEAYDMAKEDESFLGKVLSAGLEKVSLGYDKAIEAMQEVGEEENMKLDHRLSYLALIGTLSPMIGLFGTVDGMIRSFSVIAQSGSTPEASKLANGISTALFTTLVGLALAIPAIAAYNILRNRVDRLALEVGITSEGLMSRFQNVGK; this is encoded by the coding sequence ATGTTGCGTCGACCTCATGCGTATTCCCTTTCCCTTTGCGTGGCTCTTGTGGCCTTGATGATGGGTGTTTTTCTGACCACCCAGGCCGTCACTGCTCAAGATGCCGGTGGCGATGCCGAACCAGCTGCGGAAGCCCCCGCAGAAGCACCAGCCGCTGGTGCCAACGAAGGCGAAACAGGCGTCGAGCCTCCCAAGTCGCTCTTTGAATGGGTTTACACCTCGCTGAGCTATTACTTCTGGATCTTCATGATGATCTCGATCGTGTTCGTTGCCCTGTTGGTGATGAACATCATGAATGCCCGCCGCGAAAACGTCGTGCCACTCGCCTTGGTCGAAAGCTTCGAAGCTTGTCTCGAAGAAAACCAGGTTCAAGAAGCCTACGACATGGCCAAGGAAGACGAATCGTTCCTCGGCAAAGTGCTTTCGGCTGGTCTGGAAAAGGTTTCCCTCGGCTACGACAAAGCCATTGAAGCCATGCAGGAAGTGGGCGAAGAAGAGAACATGAAGCTCGATCATCGCCTTAGCTACCTGGCCCTGATCGGTACGCTCAGCCCAATGATCGGCTTGTTCGGTACGGTCGACGGCATGATTCGATCCTTTAGCGTGATTGCTCAAAGTGGTTCGACGCCAGAAGCCTCGAAGCTCGCCAATGGTATTTCGACCGCTCTGTTCACCACGCTTGTCGGTCTGGCCTTGGCCATTCCAGCAATTGCCGCTTACAACATCCTTCGCAACCGTGTCGACCGTCTGGCTTTGGAAGTCGGTATCACCAGTGAAGGCCTCATGAGCCGTTTCCAAAACGTCGGCAAGTAA
- a CDS encoding biopolymer transporter ExbD: MKIKKKNREMLEGDLTPMIDMTFQLIAFFMVLINFTQADQNKEVKLPESELAKPPEVPFENAITLQMYQNGNVYFDGNDYTMESLRQRLVVEKQIADDFKAKDGGSKSVTVIVRGDSRVETGKVQEMIKLCQDVGFEKFALRAKEKVPY, encoded by the coding sequence ATGAAGATCAAAAAGAAAAATCGGGAGATGCTTGAAGGGGATTTGACCCCCATGATCGACATGACGTTTCAGTTGATCGCCTTTTTTATGGTGCTGATCAACTTTACGCAGGCCGATCAGAACAAAGAAGTCAAGCTTCCCGAAAGTGAACTGGCCAAGCCGCCGGAAGTCCCTTTCGAGAACGCCATCACGCTGCAGATGTACCAAAACGGCAACGTGTATTTCGATGGCAACGATTACACCATGGAAAGCCTTCGCCAACGCCTTGTTGTTGAAAAGCAAATTGCGGACGACTTCAAGGCGAAGGACGGCGGCTCAAAAAGTGTAACGGTGATCGTGCGTGGCGACTCTCGTGTCGAGACCGGCAAAGTTCAAGAGATGATCAAGCTTTGCCAAGATGTCGGCTTCGAGAAATTCGCTCTCAGGGCCAAAGAAAAAGTTCCCTACTAA
- a CDS encoding biopolymer transporter ExbD: MKLRKNEVHGREKIEVQMTPMIDIVFQLLVFFIMTFKIVAMEGDFNINMPQAAQGAPSTNLNVPMKLKLRAGPNGALQSVALNSITFDGSVQEKFAKLQDQIVEQIGVSDGPSSLQEESEIEIDADYQLQYHYVIRAITAVTGRIDPKTGEVQKLVEKIKFAPGAGG, encoded by the coding sequence ATGAAACTTCGCAAGAACGAAGTCCACGGACGAGAAAAGATCGAAGTTCAGATGACGCCGATGATCGACATCGTGTTTCAGCTGCTCGTCTTTTTTATCATGACGTTCAAAATCGTCGCGATGGAAGGGGACTTCAACATCAACATGCCTCAGGCCGCCCAAGGGGCTCCCAGCACCAACCTCAACGTTCCGATGAAGTTGAAATTGCGTGCCGGTCCCAATGGTGCGTTGCAGTCGGTCGCATTGAACAGCATCACGTTCGACGGTAGCGTGCAAGAGAAGTTCGCAAAGCTGCAAGACCAAATCGTCGAGCAGATTGGTGTTTCCGATGGTCCGAGCTCGCTTCAAGAGGAATCGGAAATCGAAATCGATGCCGACTACCAGCTTCAATACCACTACGTCATTCGGGCCATCACCGCGGTGACCGGCCGCATCGACCCGAAGACTGGCGAAGTGCAGAAGCTTGTCGAGAAGATTAAGTTCGCTCCCGGAGCTGGTGGCTGA
- the xerD gene encoding site-specific tyrosine recombinase XerD: MPRKLKLKLKRPLPQPPGERTERLIASMVTYLTTECHLSPNTIQAYSRDLQRFRTWLGPKNPTTLTIAQLSDYVAWLHSQNLAPASVSRHIISLKVFFRYLQLEGVMEDNLAELLGCQKLWQKIPSVIPPYQIDDFLTAPWSEDPYWRRDRAILEVLYACGCRASEIAGLDTKDVHLKEGFCRLHGKGNKQRLVPLGEKAINACRDYLEKERPKLAARGFDSPGFFLTRTGRPLRREAIWELVKKYARRAGIDPAVSPHTLRHSFATHLLAGGADLRQVQELLGHASIATTQIYTHVDQTRLKKVHAAFHPRA; this comes from the coding sequence ATGCCGCGAAAACTCAAACTGAAACTGAAGCGACCGTTGCCCCAACCGCCAGGGGAACGCACCGAGCGGCTGATCGCGTCGATGGTGACTTATCTGACGACCGAGTGTCACTTGTCGCCTAACACGATCCAAGCTTATTCGCGAGATTTACAACGGTTTCGGACATGGCTGGGGCCAAAAAATCCCACAACACTGACGATTGCCCAGCTTTCGGACTATGTTGCCTGGCTGCATTCGCAGAATTTGGCGCCAGCTTCGGTCTCGCGGCATATCATCTCGCTGAAGGTTTTCTTCCGTTACCTCCAGTTAGAAGGGGTGATGGAAGATAACTTGGCCGAGTTGCTAGGGTGTCAAAAGCTGTGGCAGAAGATACCGTCAGTCATTCCACCGTATCAGATCGACGACTTTTTAACGGCCCCCTGGAGTGAAGACCCTTATTGGCGACGCGATCGAGCCATTTTGGAAGTTCTGTACGCCTGCGGTTGTCGCGCGTCGGAAATTGCCGGACTCGATACGAAAGATGTCCACCTGAAGGAAGGTTTCTGCCGGCTGCATGGTAAAGGGAACAAGCAGCGCCTGGTGCCGTTAGGGGAAAAGGCGATCAATGCCTGTCGCGATTACCTGGAGAAGGAGCGACCGAAGCTGGCAGCTCGAGGCTTCGACTCGCCGGGCTTCTTTCTCACGCGAACTGGCCGACCGCTACGTCGCGAGGCGATTTGGGAGCTGGTAAAGAAGTACGCACGCCGTGCGGGAATCGATCCTGCGGTTAGTCCTCATACGCTGCGGCATAGTTTCGCTACGCATCTATTGGCGGGCGGGGCCGACTTGCGGCAAGTGCAAGAACTGCTGGGACATGCCAGCATCGCAACCACTCAGATTTACACGCACGTCGATCAGACTCGCCTAAAAAAAGTTCACGCCGCGTTTCATCCGCGAGCGTGA